A genome region from Coffea arabica cultivar ET-39 chromosome 7e, Coffea Arabica ET-39 HiFi, whole genome shotgun sequence includes the following:
- the LOC140011354 gene encoding uncharacterized mitochondrial protein AtMg00860-like, translating into MAPVELTELKEQLQELLDKKFIRPSVSPWGAPVLFVKKKDGTLRLCIDYRELNKITIKNKYPLPRIDDLFDQLKGARVFSKIDLKSGYHQLKIKEGDIAKTAFRISEEAHEQHLREVLGILKKERLYAKFSKCEFWLRSVAFLGHVISGQGVSIDPKKVEAVTNWPRPTNVTEVRSFLGLSGYYRKFVEGFSTIATPLSRLIQKRAKFAWTPKCEESFQELNRRLVCAPVLALPSGRDDFVFIVMLLRID; encoded by the exons ATGGCCCCAGTGGAACTAACGGAACTAAAGGAACAACTACAGGAGCTACTGGATAAGAAATTTATTCGACCAAGTGTATCACCTTGGGGGGCACCAGTATTGTTcgtaaagaaaaaggatgggaCCTTACGATtgtgtattgactatagggAGCTGAATAAGATcactattaagaataaataccctctcCCAAGAATTGATGACCTATTTGACCAGTTAAAGGGTGCTAGAGTCTTTTCAAAGATCGATTTGAAGTCTGGATACCATCAGTTGAAGATTAAAGAAGGGGATATAGCTAAGACTGCCTTTAGAATAAG CGAAGAGGCTCATGAGCAACACCTTAGAGAAGTTTTAGGCATCTTAAAGAAGGAGAGGCTCTATGCCAAGTTCAGCAAATGCGAGTTTTGGCTCCGAAGTGTGGCCTTCTTAGGACATGTGATTTCAGGACAAGGGGTATCGATCGACCCTAAGAAGGTGGAGGCAGTTACAAATTGGCCAAGGCCTACTAATGTTACAGAAGTGAGGAGCTTTTTAGGCCTTTCTGGCTATTATAGAAAATTTGTAGaaggattttctacaatagcaACTCCCTTGAGTAGACTGATACAAAAGAGAGCCAAGTTTGCTTGGACACCCAAATGTGAGGAGAGTTTCCAAGAACTCAACAGAAGATTGGTATGTGCACCTGTTTTGGCGTTACCCTCGGGAAGGGATGACTTTGTGTTTATAGTGATGCTTCTAAGAATAGATTAG